In Helianthus annuus cultivar XRQ/B chromosome 3, HanXRQr2.0-SUNRISE, whole genome shotgun sequence, a single window of DNA contains:
- the LOC110930894 gene encoding cysteine proteinase inhibitor A, translated as MSVVGGISESKGVENSLEIDELARFAVDEHNKKQNALLEFGKVVNTKEQVVAGKMYYITLEATDGGVKKTYEAKVWVKPWENFKELQEFKPVDAATSA; from the exons ATGTCGGTTGTTGGAGGAATTAGCGAATCAAAGGGCGTTGAAAACAGCCTTGAGATCGACGAACTCGCTCGATTTGCCGTTGATGAACACAATAAGAAGCAG AATGCCCTGCTGGAATTTGGGAAGGTAGTGAATACAAAGGAGCAGGTAGTTGCTGGTAAAATGTATTATATCACACTTGAAGCAACTGATGGGGGTGTCAAAAAGACTTATGAAGCCAAGGTTTGGGTTAagccatgggaaaacttcaaagAATTGCAGGAGTTCAAGCCTGTTGATGCTGCCACATCAGCATAA